In the genome of Candidatus Margulisiibacteriota bacterium, the window TGTCCGTTATCACCGTGCTGCTGGGCCTGGCGCTGCCGCTCTTTTGGCTGGTGGGGAGATAAGATGTTGAACCTGGCATTATTGATCTTGCTCGTGATCGTCGCGCTCTGGACCGCGCTGACGCCGCTGCTGTTGCGGTCGGCGATCGGCCTGGCTCTGACCAGCGTCCTGTTGACGGTGATCATGTTCCGCTTTAACGCCCCGTACGCGGCCGCGTTCGAACTGTCGGTCTGTGCCGGTTTGATCCCGGTCATTTTTATCAGCATCATCAGCTTAACTCACCGCCTGCCGCTCAAAGAGTTCCTAAAAAGGCGCGAGAGCCGGATCAGCCGTTTCTGGCCGCTGCCGCTCTTGCTGCTGGCCGCAGCGGCCGGTCTTTATTTTGTCCGGGTCCCGCTCAATCTGGCTCTGCCCTGGCCGGAAACGATCGGCGATGTCCGGGTCGTCCTCTGGGAATACCGGCGGATCTACCTGTTCGGGCAGGTCATGGTCCTGCTGGCCGGAGTGTTCGGCGTCCTGGTGCTTTTCCGGGAGAGGAAAAAAGATGAACATTGAGCAAACGCTGTTTTTCTGGCAATACGCGTCGGCGGCGATCTTATTGATAGTGATCGGCTTCTACTGCCTGCTGGTCACTTACAACCTGTTCCGCGTCCTGATCGGCCTGGAATTGCTGATCAAGGGGGTAACTTTGTTCCTGCTGGCCGCCGGGGTGTTGGGCGGGCACGGCGCGGTCAGCCAGGGGATGATCATTACCGTGATCGTGATCGAGGTCGTGGTGATGATCGTCGCCGCCGGGGTAGTGCTGGCTTTCCAGAACGAATATGATTCGCTTAACGTCAAGAACGCGAGGCAACTGAAAGGATGAACATGCTGCTTAGTCCGCCGCTCGCTTTTTTGGTCTTGCTGCTGGCCGCGCTCGGCCTGTACTGGCTGCTGAGCCCGCTCGCTTTCAAGGTTAAACAAGCGCCAAGCGGCCTGACCAAGGCTTACACCGGCGGCGAAGAGGTCAAGACCCACCGGGTCCGGCCCGATTACAGCCAGTTCTTTCCCTTCGCCTTTTTCTTCACCATCCTGCACGTGGTCACCCTGGTGGTGGCGACCGTGCCGCTGGCCGCGCCCGGTTCGGTCGCGATCGCCGTTATTTACCTGGGCGGGGCCGCCTTCGGCCTGTTGCTCCTCTTCCGGAGGCAGGGATGAAGATCATCGATAAGATCGTCCACTGGTCGCGGCTCAAATCGCCGTGGATCCTCCATTTCAACACCGGGGCTTGCAACGCCTGCGACATCGAGATCATCGCGGCGCTGACGCCGCGCTTCGACCTGGAGCGATTCGGCGTCCAGCTCAAGGCGACGCCGCGCCATGCCGATATCCTGGTCTGTTCCGGCCCGGTCACCCGCCAGATCCGCGACCGGCTGGTGCGGATCTACGAGCAGATGGCCGAGCCGAAGTTCGTCGTCGCGGTCGGCAGCTGCGCCACCAGCGGCGGCGTTTTTTCCGGGCTGTACAATGTCCAGGGAGGGATCGATCAGGTCATCCCGGTCGACGCCTATATCCCCGGTTGTCCGGCCAGCCCGCAGGCGATCATCGACGGCGTGGTCAAATTGCTTAAGAAACTGGAGGGAGCGGCATGAGCGATCTCACGCAGATTAAACAGCAGCTGGAAGATAAATTCGTTTACCTTAAAGGCGGCATCCGTGAGCAGGGGGAGCGCCGTCTCTGGAGCGAGGTCAGCTACGACCTCTTTTTCGACGTGTTCGGCTACGCGGTCAAAGAACTCGGATTTGACGCGCTCTGCACGATCACCGGGCTGGATGAGGGAGAATACCTGGCTTTCATCTATCACCTGAGCAAGGGTGGGCTGGTCTTTAACCTGAAAACGAAGATCTTAAAGGACAAGGAAGATCTCCGGACGGTTATCGACTATTTCCCCGGCGCGGCGATCTATGAGCGGGAAGTCGTCGACCTGCTCGGCGTGAAAGTCGCTGGATTGCCGGACGGCGTCCGTTATCCGCTGCCGGACGACTGGCCGGCCGGCCAATATCCGCTCCGCAAGGACTGGGACCCTAAGGTCCTGGACCAGAAGGAGGCCGGCTAACATGGACGATAAAGACCGGGATATGCTGATCTCGATCGGGCCGCAGCACCCGGCGTTAAAAGAGCCGACCAGCTTTAGCCTGGCTCTGCGCGGCGAAAAGATCGACGCGATCCAGGTCAAGATCGGCTACAACCACCGCGGGATCGAAAAAGGCTGCGAATCGCGCACCTATATCCAGGACATGTACTTGCTGGAACGGATCTGCGGGATCTGTTCCCACGCCCATTCCACCGCTTACGTCCAGGCGGTGGAGACGATCGCCGGTCTGCAGGTCCCCCGGCGGGCCTTGTATATCCGGACACTGATCGGCGAACTGGAGCGGATCCACAGCCATCTCCTCTGGCTCGGCGTGGCCGGCCACGAGATCGGCTTTGACACGTTATTAATGTATACCTGGCGCGACCGGGAAGCGGTCATGGACCTGCTGGCCGAGCTGACCGGCAACCGCGTCAACTACGGCATTAACACGATCGGCGGCGTCCGCCGCGATCTCACCAAAGAAGAGGGGGAGAAGATCCTCAAGATCATCGACAAACTGGAGGAACAGACCAAATACTACGTGCAGATCGCGCAGGAGGAATCGACCTTGATCCAGCGGCTTTCCGGGGTCGGCAAGCTGCCCAAAGCGGACGCGCTCCGGCTTGGCGCGGTCGGGCCGACCGCCCGGGCGTCCAGCATCGCTTTTGACGTCCGCAAGGACGACCCGTACGCCGCTTACGGCGAGCTCGATTTCAAAGTGGTCAGCGCCGACCAGGCCGACGTTTACGGCCGGACGGTCGTCCGGCTCGGCGAACTGCTGGAAGCGTATTCGCTCATCCGGCAGGTGATCAAGAACCTGCCGGACGGGCCGATCGCGGTCCGCGCGCCGCGCAAGATCCCGGCGGGCGAAGCGCTGAGCCGCTACGAAGCGCCGCGCGGCGAAGACGTCCATTATGTCAAAGCGAACGGCACGGATATGCCCGAACGGGTCAAAGTGCGCGCGCCAACATTGGCGAACAGCCAGGCGATCGCCAAGATGCTGGAAGACCGTTATCTGGCCGACCTGCCGATCGTGGTGGCGGCGATCGATCCGTGCTTCTCCTGCACCGACCGGGCGATCGAGGTCGAAGGGAAGGGGCTGATGTCGTGGGAAAAACTGCGGCAGTACAGCATCGACTGGTACCGTAAACAGGGAGTGGATTTCCGCAATGTTAAGCGCATTATTTAATATCCTGGTCTTTCCGGGACTGTTATTCCTGTCGTTCCTCGGGACGACGGCGGAATACATCGACCGGAAGCTTTATGCCCGGTTCCAGAACCGGGTCGGCCCCCCCTGGTTCCAGCCGGTCGCCGACCTGATCAAGCTGTTCGGCAAGAGCGAAGTCGTGCCGGAGGAGGCGGACCCGGCGATGTTCAAACTAGTGCCGCTGGTCGCCCTGGCGGCGACTTGCGCCGCTTACCTCTACATCCCGATCTGGGGAACTAAAGCGCTTTATTATTTCAAGGGCGACCTGATCGTCATCCTTTATCTCTTGACCTTGCCGACCTTTACTTTTTTCCTCGGCGGTTGGTACTCGCGTTCGCTCTACGCCACGATCGGGGCGATCCGCTCGGTCACCCAGCTTTTTGCTTATGAAATCCCGCTGCTGTTGGCCGTGCTCGCCCCGGCGCTTTTAGCCAACACCTGGTCGCTGTCGGAAATGGTCGAGTATTACACGGTCCACCCGTGGTACTGGCTTTTTAACCTGATCGGCTTCGGCGTCGCCCTGATCGCCCTGCTGGGCAAACTGGAGCGCGTCCCTTTTGACAGTCCGGAGGCGGAGACCGAGATCGTCGCCGGCAGCTTTACCGAATACAGCGGCCGCTTCCTGGCGTTCTTCCGCTGGGCGATCGATATCGAGGCGGTGGTCGGCGCGTCGCTGCTGGCGGCGGTTTTTATGCCGTTCGGCCTCGGCTATGCTCCGGTCGTCGCTTTTACGCTTTATTTAATAAAGATCCTGTTCATCCTTTGCCTGCTGACGCTCGCTCGGACGGTCATGGCCCGCCTGCGCATCGACCAGATGATCGATTTTTGCTGGCGGATCGTCGCGCCGGTCGCTTTTCTGCAGATCCTGATCAACCTGATCTTAAAGGAGATACTGCTCTGATGGCCAAAAAGATCTTTAGCCGCCCGGGGGCGATGATCGCCCTGGTCCTGAAAACGCTCTTCCAGAAACCGGCGACGGTCGATTATCCGAACAAGCCGATGCCGATGACGAAAAACTTCCGGGGCAAACTTAATTTTTTACCGGAGAAGTGCATCGGCTGCCTGATCTGCATGAAAGATTGCCCGACCGACGCGATCGAGATCAAGAAGCTCGGCGACAAGAAGTTCGAAATGGATATCGACCTGGGAAAATGCATCTACTGCGGCCAGTGCGTCGACAGCTGTCCGAAAAAAGCGCTGGCGATCACCCCGAACTTCGAACTGGCCCAGTTCTCTCACGACAAGCTGAGGATCGTTTTTAATGCCGACGGACCTGAAGGCGGAACTGACCAGCCGTCTTAAGGGGGCGACGCGGGTCGTCCTGCTCGGCGTCGGCTCCGACCTGCGCGGCGACGACGCGGCCGGCATGCTGGTCGCCGCACAACTGCAAAACGCCCCAAAACCGACGGTCCTCCTGGGCGGGACCGCGCCGGAAAACCTGACCGGCGAGATCAAAAAACTCAAGCCTTCCCATTTATTGATCGTTGACGCGGCCGAGTTGAAAGCGGCGCCGGGGACGGTCAAACTCCTGACGCCGGAGGAGATCGGCGGCTTTTCTTTTTCCACCCACGCTTTGCCGCTCAAGGTGATGATCGATTTTATCCTGGCCGATTGGCAATGCGCCGTGACCATAATCGCGATCCAACCGGCCGACACGCGTTTCGGCGCGCCGGTCCATCCGGCGGTAAACCGGGCGGTCGGGGAGCTTGCCGACAGCCTAAAAGCGGTTATTTCTTCTTAGTTTTAGCGGTTTGGTCCCGTTCGACCGAGATCGTGCACTCGGTGACGAGCGCGGCGACCGCGCCGACGGCGGCCAGGACCGGGGCGAGCAGGGCGCCGACCACGCCGAACGTCAGCGGGAACGACATCAGCTCTTTTCCGTCCTTACCCTTGATCGTGATCTTGCGGACGTTCCCTTCCTTAACGATCTCTTTGACCTTGGCCAGCAGCAGCTCACCGTTCACCTTGAACTCTTCAATGATCTCTTCTTTTTCTACCATATTGACTTACCCCCTTTTCGCTGGCATTATAACACCTGCGGGGTGAGAAAACCCTGACTTTTCCCAAGGAGCATGAAATGAAAAAATGGAATTTGTTGCTTGGGCCTTGTTTGTTTTTGGTGCTTTGTTGCTTGTTGTTTACCCTTACCGGTTGCGGCGGGGGCGGAACGGCGGCGACCACGACCACGATCGCGCCGACGACCACGGCGGCGCCGGCCACGACCACCACGACCGGCACCTCTGCCACGACCACTACGACCGGCTCGTCGCCAACGACGACCGCCGCCCCGGGTACAACCACAACCACTACAACGACCAGCACCACGACCACGACCTTGACCCCCGGCAGCGTTTGGACCCAGGCGACCGCTGAAGCCGCGTTCTCTGGTAGGTCCGGGCAGTCCAGCTTGGTGTTTGACAACAAGATCTGGGTGATCGGTGGCATGGGGGCTGGTTCGATCGGGCTAAAGGATGTTTGGAATTCGAGCAACGGGGTCAACTGGACCAGGGTGACGGACGAGGCGGCGTTCGGCCCTAGGAGCGACCATGGCAGCGCCGTCTTCCTGAACAAAATGTGGGTTGTCTGCGGCCGAGACCCGTCCGTTTCTTATTCGAACGACGTCTGGTCTTCCAGCGACGGCGTCTTGTGGGAAAGGGCAACGGCCGAAGCGACCGGCATTGCCAGATGGCGCCCATCCGT includes:
- a CDS encoding NADH-quinone oxidoreductase subunit K: MNIEQTLFFWQYASAAILLIVIGFYCLLVTYNLFRVLIGLELLIKGVTLFLLAAGVLGGHGAVSQGMIITVIVIEVVVMIVAAGVVLAFQNEYDSLNVKNARQLKG
- a CDS encoding NADH-quinone oxidoreductase subunit B family protein yields the protein MKIIDKIVHWSRLKSPWILHFNTGACNACDIEIIAALTPRFDLERFGVQLKATPRHADILVCSGPVTRQIRDRLVRIYEQMAEPKFVVAVGSCATSGGVFSGLYNVQGGIDQVIPVDAYIPGCPASPQAIIDGVVKLLKKLEGAA
- a CDS encoding NADH-quinone oxidoreductase subunit C, which encodes MSDLTQIKQQLEDKFVYLKGGIREQGERRLWSEVSYDLFFDVFGYAVKELGFDALCTITGLDEGEYLAFIYHLSKGGLVFNLKTKILKDKEDLRTVIDYFPGAAIYEREVVDLLGVKVAGLPDGVRYPLPDDWPAGQYPLRKDWDPKVLDQKEAG
- a CDS encoding nickel-dependent hydrogenase large subunit — encoded protein: MLISIGPQHPALKEPTSFSLALRGEKIDAIQVKIGYNHRGIEKGCESRTYIQDMYLLERICGICSHAHSTAYVQAVETIAGLQVPRRALYIRTLIGELERIHSHLLWLGVAGHEIGFDTLLMYTWRDREAVMDLLAELTGNRVNYGINTIGGVRRDLTKEEGEKILKIIDKLEEQTKYYVQIAQEESTLIQRLSGVGKLPKADALRLGAVGPTARASSIAFDVRKDDPYAAYGELDFKVVSADQADVYGRTVVRLGELLEAYSLIRQVIKNLPDGPIAVRAPRKIPAGEALSRYEAPRGEDVHYVKANGTDMPERVKVRAPTLANSQAIAKMLEDRYLADLPIVVAAIDPCFSCTDRAIEVEGKGLMSWEKLRQYSIDWYRKQGVDFRNVKRII
- a CDS encoding complex I subunit 1 family protein — translated: MLSALFNILVFPGLLFLSFLGTTAEYIDRKLYARFQNRVGPPWFQPVADLIKLFGKSEVVPEEADPAMFKLVPLVALAATCAAYLYIPIWGTKALYYFKGDLIVILYLLTLPTFTFFLGGWYSRSLYATIGAIRSVTQLFAYEIPLLLAVLAPALLANTWSLSEMVEYYTVHPWYWLFNLIGFGVALIALLGKLERVPFDSPEAETEIVAGSFTEYSGRFLAFFRWAIDIEAVVGASLLAAVFMPFGLGYAPVVAFTLYLIKILFILCLLTLARTVMARLRIDQMIDFCWRIVAPVAFLQILINLILKEILL
- a CDS encoding 4Fe-4S binding protein is translated as MAKKIFSRPGAMIALVLKTLFQKPATVDYPNKPMPMTKNFRGKLNFLPEKCIGCLICMKDCPTDAIEIKKLGDKKFEMDIDLGKCIYCGQCVDSCPKKALAITPNFELAQFSHDKLRIVFNADGPEGGTDQPS
- the hycI gene encoding hydrogenase maturation peptidase HycI codes for the protein MPTDLKAELTSRLKGATRVVLLGVGSDLRGDDAAGMLVAAQLQNAPKPTVLLGGTAPENLTGEIKKLKPSHLLIVDAAELKAAPGTVKLLTPEEIGGFSFSTHALPLKVMIDFILADWQCAVTIIAIQPADTRFGAPVHPAVNRAVGELADSLKAVISS
- a CDS encoding DUF4342 domain-containing protein, with translation MVEKEEIIEEFKVNGELLLAKVKEIVKEGNVRKITIKGKDGKELMSFPLTFGVVGALLAPVLAAVGAVAALVTECTISVERDQTAKTKKK